Proteins found in one Acipenser ruthenus chromosome 18, fAciRut3.2 maternal haplotype, whole genome shotgun sequence genomic segment:
- the LOC117422740 gene encoding serine/threonine-protein phosphatase 2A 56 kDa regulatory subunit epsilon isoform-like, translated as MSSAATTPPSVDKVDGFSRKSVRKAKQKRSQSSSQFRSQGKAIELTPLPLLKDVLAAEQPELFLKKLQQCSFIFDFMDTLSDLKMKEYKRSTLNELVDYVTVSRGYLTEQAYPEVVRTVSYNIFRTLPPSDSNEFDPEEDEPTLEASWPHLQLVYEFFIRFLESQEFQPSIAKKYIDQKFVLQLLELFDSEDPRERDYLKTVLHRIYGKFLGLRAFIRKQINNIFLRFVYETEHFNGVAELLEILGSIINGFALPLKAEHKQFLVKVLIPLHTVRSLSLFHAQLAYCIVQFLEKDPTLTEPVIRGLLKFWPKTCSQKEVMYLGELEEILDVIEPSQFVKIQEPLFKQISRCVSSPHFQVAERALYYWNNEYIMSLLEENSNVILPIMFANLYRISKEHWNPAIVALVYNVLKSFMEMNSTLFDDLTATYKSDRQREKKKEKEREELWKKLEDLELKRGLRSDGIIPT; from the exons ATGTCCTCGGCAGCCACCACTCCTCCATCAGTGGACAAAGTAGATGGATTTTCTCGGAAGTCCGTCAGAAAGGCCAAGCAGAAGAGGTCGCAGAGCTCTTCACAGTTCAGATCCCAGGGCAAAGCTATAGAGTTAACACCTCTGCCTCTGCTTAAAG ATGTTCTAGccgcagagcagccggagctgttcCTCAAGAAACTCCAGCAGTGCAGCTTCATCTTTGACTTCATGGATACTTTATCAGATCTCAAGATGAAAGAGTACAAACGCTCCACCCTTAACGAGCTTGTGGACTACGTCACCGTCAGCAGGGGTTACTTGACAGAACAGGCGTACCCCGAAGTAGTAAGAACG GTTTCTTACAATATATTCAGGACCCTCCCTCCCAGCGACAGTAATGAATTCGATCCAGAAGAGGACGAGCCGACTCTTGAAGCCTCTTGGCCACATTTACAG CTTGTATATGAATTTTTCATAAGATTTTTGGAGAGTCAAGAATTCCAGCCCAGCATTGCCAAAAAATATATAGACCAGAAGTTTGTACTACAG CTTTTGGAGCTGTTCGACAGCGAGGACCCACGGGAACGAGACTACCTGAAGACAGTCTTGCACAGAATTTACGGAAAGTTTCTTGGTCTTAGGGCTTTTATACGAAAACAgataaataatatttttctacG TTTTGTTTATGAAACCGAGCACTTCAACGGGGTAGCAGAACTTCTGGAGATACTGGGAAG CATAATCAACGGCTTTGCTTTGCCTCTGAAGGCTGAGCACAAACAGTTCCTGGTGAAAGTCCTGATCCCCCTGCACACTGTTAGGAGTTTATCACTCTTTCATGCACAG ttggcatattgcattgtacagtttCTAGAGAAAGACCCAACATTAACGGAACCA gttaTCAGAGGCTTACTAAAATTCTGGCCGAAAACCTGCAGTCAAAAAGAG GTCATGTATCTTGGAGAGCTAGAAGAGATCTTGGATGTGATCGAACCATCCCAATTTGTAAAAATTCAAGAACCACTGTTCAAACAGATCTCCAGATGTGTGTCCAGCCCGCATTTCCAG gtTGCTGAAAGGGCACTGTATTACTGGAACAATGAGTATATCATGAGTTTGTTAGAGGAGAACTCGAACGTCATCCTGCCCATAATGTTCGCTAACCTTTATAGGATCTCCAAAGAGCACTGGAATCC GGCAATAGTTGCATTAGTCTACAATGTACTCAAGTCATTTATGGAAATGAACAGTACCCTGTTTGATGATCTGACAGCCACCTATAAGTCTGATCGTCAGCG
- the LOC117422199 gene encoding WD repeat-containing protein 89-like, translating to MEDFEGQFATLSIAKRSEQTKDPTYLLDIDCSKTAAGAGNQQLVAVSCSNQSIHVYNKQTLGLVGQYSGHSGPICGVRFAQTSDNLLFSASGDGTVRCWDVRTPGIDAVQVFRGYPSNVFSSFDVNCSDLVICAGTEKVHEDTFMVFWDARVVKSNSTAGPQPLGVYSESHNDDITQVRFHPSKPDMVVSGSTDGLVNVFDIGTDTEDDALLATCNSDSSVSSINWSGEQYDQICCLTHDEGLFWWDLAQLETEEPITLLSVQDARETTEIQGGRLDYLIRGMYHERAKKLVVVGGTNTGKLHLLDCRAEGLRHMCALQDSHSATVRCFHWHTGDDCLLTAGEDAQLLLWKPGAVELSTAKKGLMKSASSIQQKTRVHSKTMCKRKK from the coding sequence ATGGAGGATTTTGAAGGACAGTTTGCCACACTTTCCATTGCGAAACGATCAGAACAGACTAAAGACCCTACATACCTGCTGGACATCGATTGTTCGAAAACAGCAGCTGGAGCAGGGAACCAGCAGTTAGTCGCAGTTTCCTGTTCAAATCAATCAATACATGTatacaacaaacaaacattggGCCTAGTGGGACAGTACAGTGGCCATTCTGGTCCAATTTGTGGTGTCAGATTTGCCCAGACGTCTGACAATCTGCTGTTCTCCGCCTCTGGTGATGGTACAGTGAGGTGCTGGGACGTACGCACACCTGGCATAGACGCTGTACAGGTCTTTAGAGGATACCCTTCCAATGTCTTTAGCAGTTTCGATGTGAACTGCAGTGATCTGGTCATCTGTGCAGGCACAGAGAAAGTGCATGAAGACACTTTCATGGTCTTCTGGGATGCACGGGTTGTTAAAAGTAACAGCACAGCTGGGCCTCAGCCTTTAGGGGTCTATTCCGAATCACACAACGATGACATCACTCAGGTACGTTTCCACCCCAGCAAACCAGACATGGTGGTTTCAGGTTCCACTGATGGGCTGGTCAATGTGTTCGATATCGGTACAGACACCGAAGATGACGCCTTGCTTGCAACATGCAACTCGGATTCTTCAGTCAGTTCCATCAATTGGTCTGGGGAGCAGTACGATCAGATCTGTTGTCTGACCCACGATGAGGGTTTATTCTGGTGGGACCTTGCACAGCTGGAAACAGAAGAGCCAATTACACTGTTGAGTGTTCAGGATGCCCGTGAAACAACAGAAATACAAGGTGGGCGCTTGGACTATTTGATCAGAGGAATGTACCATGAAAGAGCGAAGAAGCTGGTCGTTGTTGGTGGAACGAACACCGGGAAGCTTCATCTTCTGGATTGCAGAGCTGAGGGGCTGAGGCATATGTGTGCTCTACAGGACAGCCACTCCGCGACCGTGCGCTGCTTCCACTGGCATACAGGAGATGACTGTCTGCTCACTGCTGGGGAGGATGCACAGCTCCTGCTTTGGAAGCCAGGTGCTGTAGAACTTTCCACTGCAAAAAAGGGCTTGATGAAAAGTGCCTCCTCCATCCAGCAGAAAACCAGGGTTCACAGCAAAACAATGTGCAAAAGGAAGAAGTGA